In Anoplopoma fimbria isolate UVic2021 breed Golden Eagle Sablefish chromosome 15, Afim_UVic_2022, whole genome shotgun sequence, the genomic window ATCGAATGATAATTTTGATAAATTGAAGCCacctacactcacacacaaacccacacacaggagacacacacaatCAGCCAATTAATCTCTATGATGGATAACAATTTTTTCcctgcagtgtgtttatgtgacagATAATTTGTCTGGTTTGGCTTTTGCTGCAGTACAACTGAGTGAGCATGAAGGCTTCAATGGAGACAGTTTAAGACGGATGTGATGAAGCTGGACCGTATCTCCAGGAGATCAGTTCAACCTGACTGCATGCGTCGCTCCCACTCGGTTATTACGTTAGGAAAAAATACCGCTGGATGTACAATCATAATTCTTTCTTGGAAGCATATTTCCATGAGatttttatctgtgtttttgccCTTTATGGAGTTACCTAGAGACTTTCTAGCCGGACCCTTAATCCTGATCTGGTTTGTTCCATTTCCTATTTGTCCTCTGGTGGTGGAGAGTGCAATCCGACCCGAGCCGGACTGCAACTGACAAGAACACCCCCTCCGCTCTTTCTGCTCTCTTGTCCATCATCCCATTAGGCACTGGCAGACCATCACCACAGCGTTTGTTTTTATAGATAATTGTTCATCATCGGGGCTGCATTGCATTCTTTGCGCCACAAAGATTAAGGGGCCTCATTGTCGTAATACTTCCAGGATTGAGCTAAAGTTAATACAGCCAAATAGTCTGCAATTATCATGAGCAACACTTTCCATTAACGTTGAATCACCTAATTGTGAGCCGTTTGTGTTTAGTTGCAGTTAACTGCTGGACCTGCTGGGAGGCCTACTGTGTTGCTCAAAAAgatcagaggagagagattatttatttaaaatactgtaaatgagGGGTAACTCCCAGCATAGCTCCACATACAGTATCCATCaagtcagtttatttttttctttgtatcaCTGAGTGAAAAAGTAAGAGAAGCAACTGCAGTCAGTCATAGTTGTCGGTCAGGGGGGAAGGGTCGATGAAATCCTGACAGCGGTTCAAGTTCGCCTGGGACCCAGCGGAGAAGCCAAGCAGAAGAAAGACAGTAAGATAAAGAGACAGCAAAGACTTGGGACTAACAGAGCGAGGCGTTTTGCAGGGTGatgtaaggaggaggaggaggaggaggaggagggggttccACTTCAGCTGGAGAGATATTCCTCCTCCCATCTGCCAGCGGACAGCCTGTCCTCCCCTGAGCTATCTGAAGAATCTGGTCAGTCAGTGCAACATGGCGCCTCCTCAATCCCTCCAGCTGGCTGTTTGGGCCCTGTTTGGGGTGGTCTCTTGACAACTGGCCCCCATCACCTCCCAGCACCCCCACCAGGACAGAGTGATGTATGCAGAAACCTCTCCCTCCTCAGCTGCTCAGTCTACAGCAGGCTTCATATAAGCATTAACATGGGATTGTCATATTAACATTCACAGCGttggattttaatatttatttctgcacTGATGAGATATAATAGAGCTATTACAGGGCTGGcggtgcttgttttttttctacatggaGATTTTGGCTCTCGcagcacatttttcatttccctcctctctggagACGTTGTCAGGCCAACTGTTGGATAAACTGCCCCGTGTGTGACTGATCACGAGTGGTAGATGTTTGGAGATTTCCTGAGTGTGATGCAAGGCTGCTGCACATAACTTTCCCCTGGACATTACAGTGTCCCCAACAACATCTGGAGCTCATCGTGACCTCAAATCTGCAGGCTTTTTCCTGTGATTCAGCTGGCTCAGGAGGCCAGCAGAGAGAGTGTGTAGTGACCCGTTTCCTGTGGCTGGATTTGTGAATGAAGTAGGAGGGGATGGCCTCAGCCCCCAAACACTGTAGCGAGACCATGAATGGATTTAAATTGCATGGAATTACGGTGATTGCCTTTTAAACAACTTGATACTTCTACATGCATGAATCATGACTGATTGAATTTCCCTTTGCGTGACGTACCTTTGATTTCATACCGTGCATACCGAGTATAAGGATTTTTGTTTCATCACTGATTCCACAATAAGTTGCAGCTTTTACTTACTAACTGAAGAATGGGCCTCTCAGTCACTCCTCATTTAttgattactttatttttcaatctTCGAAAAATAACAATCATACGGCAGTCCTACCTCGCCCCTGTCTGCAGTCTAGTGAGCCAATATTGTGTAAAGACAATAGTGGCAAGGGATAGCTTTAAACGGACAGACATATAAAGGGTGCCATTGTTCCCTAGAATCGCCTAAAAGTAGAGAGGAAATagattcaggaaaaaaaaaaaaagtctaaaagaAAACCCCGGCAGTGTGGGACCGTGTTCTGTTTGGATTGGGAGGTTCAGGAACCGGGAGGAATGTGGAGAGCCCAAGTGAGCAACAGAGAAATATTTCTTCCAGTGGAggctgttttttaaaggaatgGGTTATTATAGTTGGCCAGTTAAACCCGTTCAAATAGCCCATGACATCATGGCTGGGCTTGGAGCTGCAGGGGACAAACAAAGGAGGGTTTGTACCCAGAGAACCCGAGAGAGCTTTGAGGGGTTTCGGGGGGACTCTGAGGGAGGCAGAACGAGGGGGGTTAGAAGTCACATCTGGCCTCTTTACCTGACCCAATCAAACCTTGAGAGGGAATTAAGTTTGCCAAACTGCATCGAGAAAAATCCAACTTGAGGCTGCACTGAACTCAAAATCCAAAAAGGGTACAAAAGGTATAGAACTGGAGAAACACTAAGAAAGACTTAGACTACTTTATCTAATGTGAAGTGACAGCTCAGTAGTGTCATATAAAAACCATTTAACAGCAGCCATCCTTCAATAATCATCTGCTTAATGTCTCTGCTTTACAGAGTGGCAAAAATTGACGAGGAACCCGATCTGCTCTGTTAATTCATCAATGCTTAACTCGAAAAGTCGATACGCATCACAAAGCGTCGATTAGGTTTCACTCATTATATTCTCTCTAAGCCCCGTCTTAGCTCCGCTGCATGATGTCAGCCAATGACACAAACTCCACAGCTGTCTCCTGGAACTGGGCTTATGAAAACTGATCATATTACTACCAAATGCTCCAGAGTATGACCCGAGCATGCACTCCGCTCAGAGGAGCCTATCTATAAATGCTAAATTTACTCATAATGAGCCAAGAACACTTTGCTGGGCCTGTTTGGTGTTGGGTCGCTGCCACAAGAGCTGTGACGGTGACACATAGTGTGCACTTCCTTTGATATGGCCATTCAAActggaaaatgcatttttagtGATTTAAGAAGCATGAGGTTTATTATAAATTAGTAGCTTAATGCTTCAGATTAAAGTAAATGCGTTATACATTTGCCGAATTCTGTTCTGCAAGATCCCTTTATCCCTTTATCCGCTTTATCTTCTCTGCAAAAGAACACCTGGCTGTTTCCTTTCACACTCAGCTGTTTACTAACTGTTGTCCTGCTTTGTTAACAGATGACTCAAGTTCTCATAAAGTTGGAGCCAGGGTGGCTGACAGAGCAGAGTCTGACCTGGGCACTGATGGCTTGTTAGAAAAACTTGGTAAGAGCTCTGTTGGCATGCTATCATTGGTGCAGTGGTGAATTAACCAGACCATACCAGTGGTTCTGCATGTTTTATCCTGTTAAATACAAATCGCATTCAAACAATTTGCAAACAATGCTGCCGTTTTTAGATTGTCGGTCAGCCCCACTGCTAAGTAAAGTAACTAAATGTTTCCTCTTATGTCCCATATAGTGCGTCCACGATTCACCCAGCCCTCTAAGATGAAAAATCGGGTGATAGCTCGTCCCGTTGGCAGCTCAGTGCGGCTCAAATGCACGGCCAGTGGAAATCCTCGACCTGACATTGTCTGGCTGAAGGACGACAGACCGCTCACGGAGCAGGAGGTCGGCGAGGGCCGTCAGAAGAAGTGGACTCTGAGTCTGAAGAACCTGACGCCAGAGCACAGCGGCAGTTACACCTGCAACGTCTCCAATCGGGCCGGGGAAATCAACGCCACATATAAAGTTGAGGTCATACGTGAGTATCCCACAGAGAAGCTGAGCTGTCCGCATACCAAACGTATTCACCTGGAAATATTAATGCTAGCAGATGAGGCAGAGGTGATTCATTTAATTGatgactgctgtttgtgtggatCATTGTTGTACTTTTGTACATTGCTGCAGGGGTTTAAAACAACCTAATCACTGTAAAGGTGGTTCTAATTTGACCGAGGAGGGACtgtaagctttaaaaaaaaaatctcctctCTGATCTACCTACTCCTGCATCCTTGCTGCATGGATGAATGTGCTTGTGTAATCACGTATATGAGAAGCATATTGAGGAAGCAGGCTTGAGACGGAGGTCTTGTGCCCTGGTGTTTGCacaggggggggaggagggagggagggagagagaggttgtTCAACTCAGGGACCCTCCACCCAATCTGGAGCTGATTAAAGCCCAGCTGTCTGCCAGACCCACTGCCCCCCCATCTCCCATGAGAAATGTGCGCTGTACAACCAGGAGcaaagaaagaggggaaactAATCACACATACTTCTTGTGTTACATGTGgtatccctccctctctgtcaatTACAACTTCTAAGCCTGAGGCTAATAACGGTATGGACAACTAAGACCTCTTCTACCCGCAGAAGGGctgtcatgttaaaaaaaataaaaaaaaatgtctgtgtgtgtcttgacagttttttcctctgtgtgtctaCGCAGAGAGGACAAACTCCAAGCCTATTTTGACTGGCACTCACCCGGTGAACACGACGGTGGACTACGGAGGCACCACGTCGTTTCAGTGCAAAGTGAGGAGTGACGTCAAGCCGGTCATCCAGTGGCTCAAACGCGTGGAGTCCAACGAGGAAGGCCGCTACAACTCCACCATCGAGGTGGGAGACCACCGTTTCGTGGTGCTGCCCATGGGGGAGGTGTGGTCCCGACCCGACGGCTCCTACCTCAACAAGCTGCTCATTACCCGCGCCAAGGAGGACGACGCCGGCATGTACATCTGCTTAGGCGCCAACACCATGGGCTACAGCTTCCGCAGCGCCTTCCTCACTGTGCTGCCAGGTGAGGCCTGGGCTATGTCTGTTTACAGAGtaccactcacacacatactgcagagaaaaaaatctgcagcaAGATCTATGCTATCAGTTTGTACATCGTATGTGGCTGTTTATTCTTAGGAGTCGGCATTAGTGCACATACCATAAATACATCAGAGGAATGTCAAATTATAATGAAAGTGACATACATGTCAGCAAAAAGTACGAAGGAGGACAGATGCCAACAAAGCAATGTTAGCAAGCAGAAATGTCCTGTTTTATATCAATTTTTTTAGATGTTTCGGACTTGGTCTATTCTCCgccaaataaatgaaacagtCAAATTCAATAGGCAGTCAAGCTATTCAGTCGTCTCTTTAAAggcttgaattttttttttttctgtacataAACTAAGGGAAATTGATGAAGCTGTAAGCATTTAAGAGCTGAAATGATTCGTTGATAAATCAACAATTTTGTCATAAATCCTATAGTTGTCCTCAGTTGTGCAAGTTTGGAACAAATCTTGGTTCAATTGTTTTGGACTAATCAGACCTTTAATTGACTAAttgctgaataaaaaataaataatcaaaagacTAATTGATCGTGAAAATTATTATCTGTTTTAGGCCTTAAGCACTTCACCTGTCCTATAAACAAACTCTTGGCAACACTGAAGAGTTGGAAACCTGTTTTGATTTgtattctgtcctcctcttttACAGACACGAAGCCTCCCATCATGCCCATGTTCTCTCCGACCTCCAGCTCCCTCCCCTGGCCCGTCATCATTGGCATCCCCGCTGGAATAGTGTTCATCTTTGGCACGGTGCTGTTGTGGTTTTGCCAGAGCAGAAAGCACTGTCCCCCTCCCAGCGCTCCAGCTTCGGCTGCACAGGTACTGCAGAGCTCCCATCGGCTGCCGTATCGAGAGCGGGAGAGGGGATGTGTGGCTccgtcctccagctcctccagcccAGACAAAGACTGCATGAGCTCCATGAACTATGAGGAGTACCTggcacagcagcagctgctcctcaACCAGGGAAGACCGACAATCCCCCCTAAAATCTACCCCAAAATCTACactgacattcacacacacactcactcccaCGTGGACGGGAAAGTACATCAGCatcaacacattcattttcagtgtTAGCCCAGTGCCAAATATCCCCCACTAACTGCTCCAGTTTCTCAGAGGGACAATGAGCTCTGGACTGAGTAGCAGCTCCTGAATGACATTCACCTGGCATTACTCTTTATAGACTCGTCTCATTGCTGGAGATTGTTTGGAGAGTGTgcatgaagaaaaacagcagtggCCAGTGAtacacacattgtgtttttacatcCAAACTTCCATATTTGGTGCTTATTTTTTTACCTGTCAGATTCTCACACCACTAAAATCCATTAATCCTTGTTGTGCACTTAATacaaaaaggacaaagacatttttgcatGTGAGTTTAATTGCAGCTGTTCAGGCCAGCTGAAAGGACTTCCTCAGCAACTGAATTTTGCATTTTCCTACTTGAGGTGTAGCTGAAAATGGAGGTGAGGTTTTACCTTTCACTTATTCAGCTGTTGGAGCGCAGGGGCTCTGTACGTTCTGCCTGGTAATGAAGACGAAAATGGTTCTCAAGATTTACAAAAGGGCTGGTTTTGTGCCCTACTCAGgtagtctttttgtttgttaaagatGCATAATGTTTGGAACGCTGACCACTATCCGTTACCTTTCTCCATCCCTCACTTTTGTTCTCTGGTAAAAGTGATCGAGAGCAGACTGGTAGGTTTTTATAGGTTCTTTATGCCACGCAAACCTTGCCTAAGAATGCAAGGGATGGAAgaattgtgttttcatattAGCTGAATTGGTCGTCTTTATCATTTCAACTTCTTTATGGTAGGTTCCCATTATCAGTCAGTAGCATGTTAAGTTAAACCAGCAGATGATGCAACCTTATACAACCCCAGAGTATGAAGCTGTAGTCATTTATAATCAAATTGAGTCattgatatttaatttattttgctaAGAAATATGTatcaaaagtttatttttcacagtAAGGCGTTTTACATATCTATGTAATGTTATTAAAGTATACAGTTGTGTATAGTACATTGTCACTCAGTTTAATCACATTTAGTTCATGCCAATATTTAGGTATTTCTCTATATAATTGGTTATATTTGACAATCttgtttgatgtattttgttcaaagctcaaaaactaaaaatcataaaagattGATGGTTTGGTAGTTTGATTAAATGACCTGAAACTAATTAGTCACATGCCTCACATAGATTAATGCTTGTGTTCAATGCATGGAAATTGCTTCAAAGGCTGTGgtctaaaaaaaaaggcatgaaaatCCAAAGGGCAGCTTTCTTCCTTTGAGCGAGTTGAAGTGTCTGCTGAGGGTGACGCAGAGGGCAGCCAGCAGAGGGACGAAGCTACTGGGATGAAAGACTGAATACAGACACAAgagcagtctctctctctgtcctttttaGATGAGTGACAGCCCCTGCAAGACTACACCGAGTGACCAGCATCTTTTTTCCCATTTAAGTGACTCGACCCTCTCCGCCTCCCCCCTGGTCCGCACTACCACCTCATTCAACTCCAATCTAGGTAGGATTTCCTTTCACCATTTAGGAAGTGCATTGTCCTGCCTCTGGGAGTGATGTGACAGGGCCCTGAGATGGCTCAGGAAAGAAGGGGAGCATTGTATCAGGTGAGCTCTTGTTTTGTTGTAAGCATAAGAGGATGGGGATGAGCTTTGGCTCCAGACAGATGAGTGCACTGAATGgctttgtgtgtttaaagtagAAATTCAGCACAGAGCGTAACTTTTTTTAGGCTTCAAACAGCAACATTACTTCCATGTCCATTAGCAATGATTCAAATCCAAATGACAAGATTCAAAAACAAAGGCAAATACTGCCCCCTAGTGGTTTGTAATCATGCAGAAATTAATAAGAAAGGACAGTCTATTAACCCAAAGTCTCTAAAACTTGAAAATCatctttattaactttttttacagtaacattgataaagacaaacaaacacaagaaaatgatCTGACAGCAACAATGAAGAATAactaaaatgtacagtatttacaaATGAGCTCAACCCTTCTGGACTTTGGTGATAAGTTCATCACAGAGTTTGGTGAGCTCTTCAGCCTCCTTctcctgtaaaaataaataaaaaaaagtaacgtGAGGATAATATTTTATGTCTCGTCTGCAAATACCCTCCATCTAATGTAAATCTTCACTCACCTTCTGATCCAGGCTCTTCTCCAGTGACTGCACCTTCAGCTGCTCCCGTTTCAGCTGAGCCTGAAGTGCAGATATCTCAGCCTTGTTCTTGG contains:
- the LOC129103717 gene encoding fibroblast growth factor receptor-like 1 yields the protein MKSSLDSMGFLKIVLFILEAVLLTDCARGPPRVSEKVSHRQMARLGSAIKLPCPVEGDPPPLIRWTKDGRNIHSGWIRFRILRMGLKIKEVEADDTGTYICQATNGFGSVNINYTLIVIDDSSSHKVGARVADRAESDLGTDGLLEKLVRPRFTQPSKMKNRVIARPVGSSVRLKCTASGNPRPDIVWLKDDRPLTEQEVGEGRQKKWTLSLKNLTPEHSGSYTCNVSNRAGEINATYKVEVIQRTNSKPILTGTHPVNTTVDYGGTTSFQCKVRSDVKPVIQWLKRVESNEEGRYNSTIEVGDHRFVVLPMGEVWSRPDGSYLNKLLITRAKEDDAGMYICLGANTMGYSFRSAFLTVLPDTKPPIMPMFSPTSSSLPWPVIIGIPAGIVFIFGTVLLWFCQSRKHCPPPSAPASAAQVLQSSHRLPYRERERGCVAPSSSSSSPDKDCMSSMNYEEYLAQQQLLLNQGRPTIPPKIYPKIYTDIHTHTHSHVDGKVHQHQHIHFQC